In one Pseudomonas purpurea genomic region, the following are encoded:
- the rlmB gene encoding 23S rRNA (guanosine(2251)-2'-O)-methyltransferase RlmB: MSQLEKIYGVHAVEALLRHHPKRVKQIWLAEGRSDPRVQTLIELANENRVAVGQAERRELDAWVEGVHQGVVADVSPSQVWGEAMLDELLDRTEGAPLLLVLDGVTDPHNLGACLRSADAAGALAVIVPKDKSATLTPTVRKVACGAAEVIPLVAVTNLARTLEKLKQRGLWVVGTAGEAEQDLYQQDLTGPTILIMGAEGSGMRRLTRDLCDYLVRLPMAGSVSSLNVSVATGVCLFEALRQRGVKAAGTAKKS; the protein is encoded by the coding sequence ATGAGCCAGTTGGAAAAAATCTATGGCGTGCATGCCGTAGAAGCGTTGCTGCGTCATCACCCTAAGCGCGTCAAGCAGATCTGGCTGGCCGAAGGGCGTAGCGATCCGCGCGTGCAGACGCTGATCGAGCTGGCCAACGAAAACCGCGTTGCCGTCGGTCAGGCTGAGCGCCGTGAGCTGGATGCCTGGGTTGAAGGCGTGCACCAGGGTGTGGTGGCGGACGTGAGTCCAAGCCAGGTCTGGGGCGAGGCGATGCTCGACGAGCTGCTGGACCGTACCGAAGGCGCACCGTTGTTGCTGGTGCTCGACGGTGTGACCGATCCGCATAACCTCGGTGCTTGCCTGCGTTCTGCCGATGCGGCGGGTGCGTTGGCGGTGATCGTTCCGAAGGACAAGTCAGCCACCCTGACGCCGACGGTGCGTAAAGTCGCTTGCGGCGCAGCGGAAGTGATTCCCTTGGTGGCCGTGACCAACCTGGCGCGCACCCTGGAAAAACTCAAGCAGCGTGGCTTGTGGGTCGTCGGCACGGCGGGCGAGGCTGAGCAGGATCTGTATCAGCAAGACCTGACCGGCCCGACTATCCTGATCATGGGGGCGGAAGGTAGCGGGATGCGCCGCCTGACTCGCGATCTTTGCGACTATCTGGTGCGTTTGCCGATGGCCGGTAGCGTCAGCAGCCTCAACGTTTCCGTGGCGACGGGCGTGTGCCTGTTCGAAGCCCTGCGTCAGCGCGGCGTAAAAGCCGCCGGAACCGCCAAGAAGTCCTGA
- a CDS encoding ATP phosphoribosyltransferase regulatory subunit, which translates to MATVDRWLLPDGIEEVLPPQALRIEVARRQVLDLFQSWGYEFVVTPHIEYLESLLTGAGQDLDLRTFKVIDPQSGRQMGFRADITPQVARIDAHTLRREGPTRLCYAGSVLHAQPRALSSSRSPIQLGAELYGDASPSSDVEVISLMLAMLQLADVPDVHMDLGHVGIYRGLARAAGLSGEVEQQLFDALQRKAIDEVITLTEGLPADVAGMLRALVDLCGGREVLDAARERLANAPAPVLAALDDLLAIAERLSVRFPDLPLYFDLGELRGYHYHTGVVFAVFVPGVGQSIAQGGRYDDIGADFGRARPATGFSTDLKTLVTLGRAEIELPSGGIWMPDSTDAALWQQVCQLRGEGQRVVQALPGQPLAAAREADCDRQLIQQNGLWQVLPLAS; encoded by the coding sequence ATGGCAACGGTAGACCGCTGGCTGCTGCCAGATGGCATCGAAGAAGTACTACCACCGCAAGCGCTGCGCATTGAAGTAGCGCGCCGCCAGGTGTTGGATCTGTTCCAGAGCTGGGGTTACGAGTTTGTCGTGACTCCCCATATCGAGTACCTGGAATCCTTGCTGACCGGCGCGGGCCAGGACCTCGACCTGCGGACCTTCAAGGTTATCGACCCTCAGTCGGGCCGTCAGATGGGCTTCCGTGCCGATATCACGCCGCAAGTGGCGCGCATTGACGCACACACCCTGCGTCGCGAAGGCCCGACCCGCTTGTGCTACGCCGGCAGCGTGCTGCATGCGCAGCCACGTGCCTTGTCGTCCTCGCGCAGCCCGATTCAATTGGGTGCCGAGTTGTACGGCGATGCCAGCCCGAGCAGCGATGTCGAAGTCATCAGCCTGATGCTGGCCATGCTGCAACTGGCCGATGTGCCGGATGTGCACATGGACCTGGGGCATGTCGGTATCTACCGTGGCCTGGCCCGCGCGGCCGGTTTGTCCGGTGAAGTGGAGCAACAGCTGTTCGATGCCTTGCAACGCAAGGCCATCGATGAGGTCATTACCTTGACCGAAGGTCTGCCTGCCGATGTGGCTGGCATGCTGCGAGCGCTGGTTGATCTGTGTGGCGGCCGTGAAGTGCTGGACGCCGCTCGCGAGCGTCTGGCCAATGCGCCGGCGCCTGTGCTGGCGGCGCTGGATGACCTGCTGGCGATTGCCGAGCGGCTGTCCGTGCGTTTCCCGGACCTGCCGTTGTACTTCGACCTGGGCGAATTGCGCGGTTACCACTACCACACTGGTGTGGTGTTCGCGGTATTTGTGCCGGGTGTTGGCCAGTCCATCGCTCAGGGCGGTCGTTACGACGACATCGGCGCCGACTTCGGTCGCGCCCGTCCGGCGACTGGCTTTTCTACCGATTTGAAAACCCTGGTGACCCTGGGGCGTGCTGAAATCGAGCTACCGTCTGGCGGTATCTGGATGCCTGACAGTACGGATGCGGCACTCTGGCAGCAAGTTTGCCAGTTGCGCGGCGAGGGTCAGCGTGTCGTTCAGGCTTTGCCTGGGCAACCATTGGCCGCCGCCCGTGAAGCGGACTGCGACCGGCAATTGATTCAGCAGAACGGGCTTTGGCAAGTATTGCCGCTGGCTTCTTGA
- a CDS encoding iron ABC transporter permease yields MSASASRTGYAPRRKQPSIWLVLPVLLLVALSLLPLLYVGLKAWQAGWAEALHLLWRPYVFGLLRNTLLLMVGVTLACGVIGLSLAWLLERSNLPGRRLWGVILCLPFAVPAFVSSFTWVSLSAHFEGLGGAILVMTLSKYPLVFLPVAATLRNLDPSLEESARTLGQNRWGVFFKITLPLLWPSLLAGSLLIALHMLVEFGALSIIGLQTFTTAIYQQFELEFSNANAAMLSAVLLALCLVLLWLELRVRGKGRHVRIGQGAARQAEQVRLGKWAIGGQLYCLMLAIIGSGIPLGMLAYWLAVGSSAAFPVAAISEALLSSLALSLGGAALCLVLAVPVGLLVVRYKGRLAIWAERLPYLLHALPGLVIALTLVYFALHYVPALYQTSGLLLIAYALLFLPLAQAPIRTALNKAAPQLEEAARTLGASSFSAFVRVTLPIIFPALGAAFALVFLDAMKELTATLLLSPTGLNTLATEVWAHTANVEFAAAAPYAALLILVSGLPVYLLTTRMYLSR; encoded by the coding sequence ATGAGCGCCTCCGCCTCGCGCACCGGCTATGCGCCACGCCGCAAACAGCCGTCAATCTGGCTGGTGCTGCCGGTATTGTTGTTAGTCGCACTGAGCCTGCTGCCCTTGCTGTATGTCGGCCTCAAGGCCTGGCAGGCCGGCTGGGCCGAAGCGCTGCATCTGCTCTGGCGCCCCTACGTTTTCGGCCTGCTGCGCAACACGCTGCTGCTGATGGTGGGCGTGACCCTCGCATGCGGCGTGATCGGCCTGTCGCTGGCCTGGCTGCTGGAACGCAGCAACCTGCCCGGTCGGCGCCTGTGGGGCGTGATCCTGTGCTTACCGTTCGCGGTGCCCGCGTTCGTCAGCAGCTTTACCTGGGTGTCTCTGAGCGCGCATTTCGAAGGCCTGGGCGGGGCAATACTGGTGATGACGCTGTCCAAGTATCCGCTGGTGTTTCTGCCGGTGGCGGCCACCCTGCGCAATCTCGACCCGTCGCTGGAAGAGTCGGCCCGCACCCTGGGGCAAAACCGCTGGGGCGTGTTCTTCAAAATCACCCTGCCCCTGCTCTGGCCTTCGCTGCTGGCCGGCTCCTTGCTGATCGCGCTGCACATGCTGGTGGAGTTCGGCGCGCTGTCGATCATCGGCCTGCAAACCTTCACCACGGCAATCTATCAACAGTTCGAGCTGGAGTTCAGCAACGCCAACGCGGCGATGCTCTCAGCGGTACTGCTCGCATTGTGCCTGGTGTTGCTGTGGCTGGAGTTGCGGGTGCGCGGCAAAGGGCGCCATGTGCGGATCGGCCAGGGGGCGGCGCGACAGGCCGAACAGGTTCGATTGGGCAAGTGGGCCATCGGCGGGCAGCTCTACTGTTTGATGCTGGCGATTATCGGCAGCGGCATTCCGCTGGGCATGCTGGCGTACTGGCTGGCGGTCGGCTCTTCGGCGGCTTTCCCGGTAGCGGCGATCAGCGAAGCCTTGCTGTCGTCACTGGCGTTATCGCTCGGCGGCGCGGCGCTGTGCCTGGTGCTGGCGGTGCCGGTTGGCTTGCTGGTGGTGCGCTACAAAGGGCGCCTGGCAATCTGGGCCGAGCGCTTGCCGTATCTGCTGCATGCGCTGCCAGGGCTGGTGATTGCGCTGACCCTGGTCTACTTCGCCCTGCATTACGTGCCAGCGCTGTACCAGACATCAGGACTGCTGCTGATCGCTTATGCGCTGCTGTTCCTGCCGCTGGCGCAGGCGCCGATTCGCACCGCGCTGAACAAGGCTGCGCCACAACTGGAAGAAGCTGCACGGACCCTCGGGGCGTCATCGTTCAGTGCTTTTGTACGGGTGACGTTGCCGATCATCTTCCCGGCGTTGGGGGCGGCGTTTGCGCTGGTGTTCCTGGATGCCATGAAGGAGCTGACGGCGACGCTGCTGTTGAGTCCGACCGGGCTCAACACCTTGGCAACAGAGGTGTGGGCGCACACCGCGAATGTCGAGTTTGCGGCGGCGGCGCCTTATGCGGCGTTGTTGATTCTGGTATCGGGGTTGCCGGTTTACCTGCTGACGACCCGGATGTACCTGAGTCGCTGA
- the rpsF gene encoding 30S ribosomal protein S6 translates to MRHYEIIFLVHPDQSEQVGGMVERYTKLIEEDGGKIHRLEDWGRRQLAYAINNVHKAHYVMLNVECTGKALAELEDNFRYNDAVIRNLVIRREEAVTGQSEMLKAEENRSERRERRDRPEHSDAEGVDSDDSDNSDNADE, encoded by the coding sequence ATGCGTCATTACGAAATCATCTTTTTGGTCCACCCGGATCAAAGCGAGCAAGTCGGCGGCATGGTTGAGCGTTACACCAAGCTGATCGAAGAAGACGGCGGCAAAATCCACCGTCTGGAAGATTGGGGCCGTCGTCAACTGGCCTACGCAATCAACAATGTTCACAAGGCTCACTACGTGATGCTGAACGTTGAGTGCACTGGCAAGGCCCTGGCCGAGCTGGAAGACAACTTCCGCTACAACGATGCAGTGATCCGTAACCTGGTCATCCGTCGCGAAGAAGCCGTTACCGGCCAATCCGAGATGCTCAAGGCTGAAGAAAACCGCAGTGAGCGCCGTGAGCGTCGCGACCGTCCTGAGCACTCCGACGCTGAAGGCGTTGACAGTGATGACAGCGACAACAGCGATAACGCTGACGAGTAA
- the rpsR gene encoding 30S ribosomal protein S18: MARFFRRRKFCRFTAEDVKEIDYKDLNTLKAYVSETGKIVPSRITGTKARYQRQLATAIKRARFLALLAYTDSHGR; encoded by the coding sequence ATGGCACGTTTCTTCCGTCGTCGTAAATTCTGCCGCTTCACCGCTGAAGACGTGAAAGAGATCGATTACAAAGATCTCAACACTCTGAAAGCTTATGTATCCGAGACCGGCAAAATCGTTCCAAGCCGCATCACTGGTACCAAAGCTCGTTATCAGCGTCAGCTGGCCACCGCTATCAAGCGCGCCCGCTTCCTGGCCCTGCTGGCCTACACCGACAGCCACGGCCGCTGA
- the dnaB gene encoding replicative DNA helicase has translation MNDISAPEQYDLQTAALKVPPHSIEAEQAVLGGLMLDNNAWERVLDQVSDGDFYRHDHRLIFRAIAKLADQNSPIDVVTLAEQLDKEGQTSQVGGLGYLAELAKNTPSVANIKAYAQIVRARATLRQLIGIATEIADSAFNPEGRTAEEILDEAERQIFQIAEARPKTGGPVSVNDLLTKAIDRIDTLFNTDNAITGLSTGYTDLDEKTSGLQPSDLIIVAGRPSMGKTTFAMNLVENAVLRSDKCVLVYSLEMPGESLIMRMLSSLGRIDQTKVRAGRLDDDDWPRLTSAVNLLNDRKLFIDDTAGISPSEMRARTRRLVREHGDIALIMIDYLQLMQIPGSGGDNRTNEISEISRSLKALAKEFNCPVVALSQLNRSLEQRPNKRPINSDLRESGAIEQDADVIMFVYRDEVYHPETEHKGIAEIIIGKQRNGPIGTSRLAFIGKYTRFENLAPGSYNFDDE, from the coding sequence ATGAACGATATCTCCGCTCCTGAGCAATACGACCTGCAAACCGCCGCGCTGAAAGTGCCGCCGCATTCCATCGAGGCCGAACAGGCTGTACTCGGTGGTCTGATGCTGGACAACAACGCCTGGGAGCGCGTGCTCGATCAGGTCTCGGACGGCGATTTCTATCGTCATGACCACCGCCTGATCTTCCGCGCAATCGCCAAGCTGGCCGATCAGAACTCGCCGATCGACGTCGTGACCCTTGCCGAGCAACTGGACAAGGAGGGTCAGACCTCGCAGGTCGGTGGCCTCGGTTACCTTGCCGAACTGGCAAAAAACACGCCGTCTGTCGCCAACATCAAGGCTTATGCGCAGATCGTTCGCGCACGGGCGACCTTGCGGCAGTTGATCGGCATTGCCACCGAGATTGCCGACAGCGCCTTCAACCCGGAAGGGCGCACCGCTGAAGAAATTCTCGACGAAGCCGAGCGGCAGATCTTCCAGATTGCCGAGGCCCGTCCGAAAACCGGCGGCCCGGTGAGCGTCAACGACCTGTTGACCAAGGCCATCGACCGCATCGATACCTTGTTCAACACCGATAACGCCATTACCGGCCTGTCTACCGGGTACACCGACCTCGACGAGAAAACCAGCGGCCTGCAACCGTCCGACTTGATCATCGTCGCCGGCCGTCCATCGATGGGTAAAACCACCTTTGCGATGAACCTGGTGGAAAACGCCGTATTGCGCAGCGACAAGTGCGTACTGGTTTACTCGCTCGAGATGCCAGGCGAATCGCTGATCATGCGTATGTTGTCGTCCCTTGGCCGGATCGACCAGACCAAGGTCCGTGCCGGTCGCCTGGACGACGACGATTGGCCGCGCCTGACCTCGGCGGTCAACCTGCTCAACGATCGCAAGCTGTTCATCGACGATACGGCGGGTATCAGCCCGTCGGAAATGCGTGCGCGAACCCGGCGCCTGGTGCGTGAGCACGGCGACATCGCCCTGATCATGATCGACTACCTGCAACTGATGCAGATCCCCGGCTCGGGCGGCGACAACCGGACCAACGAGATTTCCGAAATCTCCCGGTCCTTGAAAGCCCTGGCCAAGGAATTCAACTGCCCGGTAGTGGCGTTGTCGCAGCTCAACCGCTCCCTGGAGCAACGACCGAACAAACGCCCGATCAACTCCGACTTGCGGGAATCCGGAGCGATCGAGCAGGACGCCGACGTCATCATGTTCGTGTACCGGGACGAGGTGTATCACCCGGAAACCGAACACAAAGGCATCGCCGAGATCATCATCGGCAAGCAGCGGAACGGCCCGATCGGTACGTCACGCCTGGCGTTTATCGGCAAGTACACGCGCTTCGAAAACCTCGCGCCGGGCAGCTATAACTTCGACGATGAGTAA
- a CDS encoding adenylosuccinate synthase codes for MGKNVVVLGTQWGDEGKGKIVDLLTEHAAAVVRYQGGHNAGHTLVIDGEKTVLHLIPSGVLREGVQCLIGNGVVVAPDALLREIIKLEEKGVPVRERLRISPSCPLILSYHVALDQAREKARGELKIGTTGRGIGPAYEDKVARRGLRVGDLLNMPRFEAKLRELVDYHNFMLVGFYKEPAIDFDKTLAECKEYAELLKPLMLDVTAELHDLRRAGKDIMFEGAQGSLLDIDHGTYPYVTSSNTTAGGVATGSGVGPMFLDYILGITKAYTTRVGSGPFPTELFDDVGAHLAKQGHEFGATTGRARRCGWFDAVILRRAIDVNSISGICLTKLDVLDGLENINICVGYTDENGVEVAPTDADSYVGLQPVYETVSGWTESTVGAKTLEELPANARAYIKRVEELIGAPIDIISTGPDRNETIVLRHPFA; via the coding sequence ATGGGTAAGAATGTCGTAGTCCTGGGCACCCAATGGGGTGATGAGGGCAAAGGCAAGATCGTTGATCTGCTGACCGAACATGCTGCCGCCGTAGTGCGCTACCAGGGTGGCCACAACGCTGGCCACACGCTGGTGATCGACGGTGAAAAAACCGTCTTGCACCTGATCCCCTCGGGCGTACTGCGCGAAGGCGTGCAGTGCCTGATCGGCAACGGCGTGGTGGTTGCACCGGATGCCCTGCTGCGCGAGATCATCAAGCTGGAAGAGAAAGGCGTACCGGTGCGCGAGCGCCTGCGTATCAGCCCGTCCTGCCCGCTGATCCTGTCCTACCACGTTGCGCTGGACCAGGCGCGTGAAAAGGCCCGTGGCGAGCTGAAGATCGGTACTACCGGTCGCGGCATCGGCCCGGCGTACGAAGACAAGGTTGCACGTCGTGGCCTGCGCGTCGGCGATCTGCTGAACATGCCGCGTTTTGAAGCCAAGCTGCGTGAACTGGTGGACTACCACAACTTCATGCTGGTGGGGTTCTACAAAGAGCCGGCCATCGACTTCGACAAGACTCTGGCCGAGTGCAAAGAGTACGCCGAACTGCTCAAGCCGCTGATGCTGGACGTGACCGCTGAGTTGCACGACCTGCGTCGCGCTGGCAAAGACATCATGTTCGAGGGCGCTCAAGGTTCGTTGCTGGATATCGACCACGGCACCTACCCGTACGTGACCAGCTCCAACACCACCGCTGGTGGCGTTGCGACCGGTTCGGGCGTTGGCCCGATGTTCCTGGATTACATCCTGGGCATCACCAAGGCTTACACCACTCGCGTTGGTTCGGGTCCATTCCCGACTGAGCTGTTCGACGACGTTGGCGCTCACCTGGCCAAGCAAGGTCACGAGTTCGGTGCAACTACTGGTCGTGCCCGTCGTTGCGGCTGGTTCGACGCCGTTATCCTGCGTCGCGCTATCGATGTGAACAGCATTTCGGGCATCTGCCTGACCAAGCTGGACGTACTCGATGGTCTGGAAAACATCAATATTTGCGTCGGCTACACAGATGAAAACGGTGTAGAAGTTGCTCCGACCGACGCTGACAGCTATGTAGGCTTGCAGCCTGTGTACGAAACAGTGTCGGGCTGGACTGAATCGACCGTGGGTGCCAAAACCCTGGAAGAGCTGCCAGCTAACGCTCGTGCCTATATCAAGCGCGTTGAAGAACTGATCGGTGCGCCGATCGACATTATTTCGACAGGTCCGGACCGCAACGAAACCATCGTTCTGCGTCACCCGTTCGCTTAA
- the rnr gene encoding ribonuclease R: protein MADWQSLDPEAAREAEKYENPIPSRELILQHLADRGSPANREQLVEEFGLTTEDQLEALRRRLRAMERDAQLIYTRRGTYAPVDKLDLILGRISGHRDGFGFLIPDDGSDDLFMSPAQMRLVFDGDRALARVSGLDRRGRREGVIVEVVSRAHETIVGRYFEEGGIGFVVADNPKIQQEVLVTPGRNANAKIGQFVEVKITHWPTPRFQPQGDVVEVVGNYMAPGMEIDIALRTYDIPHVWPEAVLKEAAKLKPEVEEKDKEKRIDLRHLPFVTIDGEDARDFDDAVYCEARPGKLRLFSGGWKLYVAIADVSSYVKIGSALDAESQVRGNSVYFPERVVPMLPEQLSNGLCSLNPHVDRLAMVCEMTISKSGEMTDYCFYEAVIHSHARLTYNKVSSMLETPKLAEARQLRGEYNDVLPHLKQLYSLYKVLLAARHVRGAIDFETQETRIIFGSERKIAEIRPTVRNDAHKLIEECMLAANVATAEFLKKHEIPALYRVHDGPPPERLEKLRAFLGELGLSLHKGKDGPSPKDYQALLAGIKDRPDFHLIQTVMLRSLSQAVYSADNQGHFGLNYEAYTHFTSPIRRYPDLLTHRAIRSVIHSKMDTPHVKRAGAMTIPKARIYPYDEAALEQLGEQCSMSERRADEATRDVVNWLKCEFMKDRVGESFPGVITAVTGFGLFVELTDIYVEGLVHVTALPGDYYHFDPVHHRLAGERTGRSFRLGDTVEVRVMRVDLDERKIDFEMAEKTISAPIGRKKRGAETSAPAAKTAAEPALAKSGRRPAKEKAVEAYRPSDAAAKNAEVRKSREMKQALLAEAKSGGKAASGGKAGRSAPEKATGGKPAKPSKHRKGPPKAGSAPARSGGARKPKVKS, encoded by the coding sequence ATGGCCGATTGGCAGTCCCTCGATCCCGAGGCCGCTCGTGAAGCGGAAAAATATGAAAACCCTATTCCTAGCCGCGAACTGATCCTTCAGCACCTTGCTGATCGGGGTTCGCCAGCTAACCGCGAGCAACTGGTTGAAGAGTTCGGTCTGACCACAGAAGACCAACTCGAAGCCCTGCGTCGCCGCTTGCGCGCCATGGAGCGCGACGCTCAACTCATCTATACCCGTCGTGGCACTTACGCGCCGGTCGACAAGCTCGACCTGATCCTGGGCCGCATCAGCGGTCACCGTGACGGCTTCGGCTTCCTGATCCCGGACGACGGCAGTGACGACCTGTTCATGAGCCCGGCGCAAATGCGCCTGGTGTTTGACGGCGACCGTGCCCTGGCACGCGTTTCCGGCCTGGACCGTCGTGGTCGCCGTGAAGGCGTGATCGTTGAAGTGGTTTCCCGTGCTCACGAAACCATCGTTGGCCGCTACTTCGAAGAAGGCGGCATCGGTTTCGTGGTAGCCGACAATCCGAAGATCCAGCAGGAAGTGCTGGTCACGCCGGGCCGTAACGCCAATGCCAAGATCGGCCAATTCGTTGAAGTGAAGATCACTCACTGGCCGACCCCGCGTTTCCAGCCGCAAGGCGATGTGGTGGAAGTGGTCGGCAACTACATGGCGCCGGGCATGGAAATCGATATTGCCCTGCGTACCTACGACATTCCTCACGTCTGGCCTGAAGCGGTACTCAAGGAAGCTGCCAAGCTCAAGCCGGAAGTCGAAGAGAAAGACAAAGAAAAACGCATCGACCTGCGTCATCTGCCGTTCGTCACCATCGACGGTGAAGATGCGCGCGACTTCGACGATGCGGTGTACTGCGAGGCTCGTCCGGGCAAGCTGCGCCTGTTCTCCGGCGGCTGGAAGTTGTACGTGGCGATTGCCGACGTCTCCAGCTACGTGAAGATCGGTTCGGCGCTGGATGCCGAGTCCCAGGTGCGCGGCAACTCGGTGTACTTCCCCGAGCGCGTGGTACCGATGCTGCCTGAGCAGCTGTCCAACGGCCTGTGCTCGCTGAACCCGCACGTTGATCGTCTGGCCATGGTGTGCGAGATGACCATCTCCAAATCCGGCGAGATGACCGACTATTGCTTCTACGAAGCGGTGATTCACTCCCACGCTCGCCTGACCTACAACAAGGTCAGCTCGATGCTGGAAACGCCGAAGCTCGCCGAGGCTCGTCAGCTTCGTGGCGAATACAACGACGTTCTTCCGCACCTCAAGCAACTGTACTCGCTGTACAAGGTGTTGCTGGCGGCCCGTCACGTGCGTGGCGCGATCGATTTCGAAACGCAGGAAACCCGGATCATCTTCGGTTCCGAGCGCAAGATCGCCGAAATCCGTCCGACCGTGCGTAACGACGCGCACAAGCTGATCGAGGAATGCATGCTGGCGGCCAACGTGGCCACCGCCGAGTTCCTGAAAAAGCACGAAATCCCTGCGCTGTACCGCGTTCACGACGGCCCGCCACCGGAGCGTCTGGAAAAACTGCGCGCCTTCCTCGGCGAGCTCGGCCTGTCCCTGCACAAAGGCAAGGACGGCCCGTCGCCGAAGGACTACCAGGCATTGCTGGCCGGGATCAAGGATCGTCCGGATTTCCACCTGATCCAGACCGTCATGCTGCGTTCGCTGAGCCAAGCGGTGTACAGCGCTGATAACCAGGGCCACTTCGGTCTGAATTACGAAGCCTATACCCACTTCACTTCGCCAATTCGTCGCTACCCGGACTTGCTCACGCACCGGGCGATTCGCAGCGTTATCCATTCCAAAATGGACACCCCGCACGTCAAGCGTGCTGGCGCGATGACCATCCCGAAAGCGCGTATCTATCCGTACGACGAAGCGGCGCTGGAACAGCTCGGCGAGCAGTGCTCGATGAGCGAGCGCCGCGCCGACGAAGCGACCCGCGACGTGGTGAACTGGCTCAAGTGCGAGTTCATGAAGGATCGTGTGGGCGAGTCGTTCCCGGGTGTGATTACTGCGGTGACCGGTTTTGGCCTGTTCGTCGAGTTGACGGACATCTACGTCGAAGGTCTGGTCCACGTGACCGCTTTGCCGGGCGACTACTACCACTTCGACCCTGTGCATCACCGCCTGGCCGGTGAGCGTACCGGTCGTAGCTTCCGCCTCGGCGATACCGTCGAGGTGCGCGTCATGCGGGTCGACCTGGACGAGCGCAAGATCGACTTCGAGATGGCTGAAAAAACCATCAGCGCGCCGATTGGTCGCAAGAAGCGTGGTGCCGAAACGTCTGCGCCTGCTGCCAAGACTGCCGCAGAGCCTGCACTGGCGAAATCCGGTCGTCGTCCTGCCAAGGAAAAAGCCGTCGAAGCTTATCGCCCAAGCGATGCGGCGGCGAAAAACGCCGAAGTGCGTAAAAGCCGTGAAATGAAGCAGGCGTTGCTGGCCGAAGCGAAAAGCGGCGGTAAAGCGGCGTCTGGGGGAAAGGCCGGGCGGTCGGCGCCTGAAAAGGCCACCGGCGGTAAGCCAGCCAAACCGAGTAAACACCGTAAAGGCCCGCCAAAAGCGGGCTCGGCTCCAGCCAGAAGTGGCGGGGCGCGTAAACCTAAGGTCAAGTCATGA
- the rplI gene encoding 50S ribosomal protein L9 produces the protein MQLILLEKVANLGNLGDKVNVKAGYGRNYLLPYGKATAATAANLAAFEERRAELEKLAADKKASAESRAAQLAELEVTITATAGDEGKLFGSIGTHDIADALTASGVEVAKSEVRLPNGTIRNVGEFDVAVHLHAEVEATVRVVVVAA, from the coding sequence ATGCAACTGATCCTTCTGGAAAAAGTCGCCAACCTGGGCAACCTGGGCGACAAAGTGAACGTTAAGGCTGGTTACGGCCGTAACTACCTGCTGCCTTACGGCAAAGCTACCGCTGCGACCGCTGCCAACCTGGCTGCGTTCGAAGAGCGTCGTGCTGAGCTGGAAAAACTGGCTGCAGACAAAAAAGCATCGGCTGAAAGCCGCGCTGCCCAACTGGCTGAGCTGGAAGTGACCATCACTGCCACCGCTGGTGACGAAGGCAAGCTGTTTGGTTCGATCGGTACTCACGACATCGCTGATGCACTGACCGCCTCTGGCGTTGAAGTTGCAAAAAGCGAAGTTCGTCTGCCGAACGGCACCATCCGCAACGTAGGTGAATTCGACGTAGCTGTGCACCTGCACGCTGAAGTTGAAGCCACCGTACGCGTTGTCGTGGTAGCAGCTTAA